In one window of Tachypleus tridentatus isolate NWPU-2018 chromosome 2, ASM421037v1, whole genome shotgun sequence DNA:
- the LOC143245228 gene encoding glycoprotein 3-alpha-L-fucosyltransferase A-like encodes MDSLWNRSSRLIKIPWNKIDGLFNWTMTYREDSDIPVRYGHICEEMVSGETLDNDFLEKKVKDVVWIVSNCHTPSKRERYVQKLKSFISVDIYGKCGDKVCLPTQAAKCYEDILKKYKFYLAFENSICKDYVTEKFFNVLNFDIVPVTLGGANYSRFAPPGSFINAMDYPDPRKLAEHLKLVGSSSVLYNNYFQWKRKYKVYLQRWMCDLCEKLHVDNSVSVKYNLHEWFIKEAQCKKWNSDNKFV; translated from the coding sequence ATGGATTCTTTATGGAATAGAAGCTCTAGACTTATCAAAATACCTTGGAATAAAATCGATGGGCTGTTTAACTGGACAATGACTTATCGCGAAGATTCGGACATACCAGTACGTTATGGGCACATCTGTGAAGAAATGGTATCAGGTGAGACACTAGACAACGACTTCCTTGAAAAGAAAGTGAAGGATGTTGTTTGGATTGTGAGCAACTGCCACACACCGAGCAAGAGAGAGAGGTATGTCCAAAAATTGAAATCTTTCATATCTGTGGACATTTATggaaaatgtggagacaaagttTGTCTTCCAACGCAGGCAGCGAAATGTtatgaagacattttaaaaaaatacaagttttatttagcATTTGAGAATTCGATATGTAAGGACTACGTAACGGAAAAGTTTTTCAATGTGTTGAACTTCGATATTGTGCCCGTGACTCTCGGTGGAGCGAACTACAGCCGTTTCGCTCCTCCAGGATCTTTCATTAACGCTATGGATTATCCAGATCCAAGAAAACTGGCCGAGCACTTGAAATTGGTTGGTTCTAGCAGTGttctttacaataattattttcagtggAAGAGAAAGTACAAAGTCTACCTCCAACGTTGGATGTGTGATCTCTGTGAGAAACTACACGTGGACAATTCcgtttctgttaaatataatcTGCACGAATGGTTCATAAAAGAGGCTCAGTGTAAAAAATGGAATTCAGACAATAAGTTTGTATGA